In Rhizobium sp. WSM4643, the following are encoded in one genomic region:
- a CDS encoding carbohydrate ABC transporter permease has product MASIVSMAVGYDAAVAHRRSEARIAWMLVMPAMILLSLFVLLPVVSVIVLGFTDFELGYSKFRFVGFENYAHLITDRTFRKSLWNTTVYTAIVAPISILLGLAIAMLIESETKARSFFRTAYFLPVASLIVAMATVWQYMFHPTIGPLNALLALVGIPGPNWLGSSGTVLYSLSIIGVWQSAGFNMVLFLAGLTAIPRELYAAAEVDGARSALDRFLLVTWPMLGPTTLFVITISITNSVKVFETVKTLTEGGPNKASEVLLFTIYQEGFVYLRVGYASAMTVVFLLILVVLMFLQYRILDRRVHYT; this is encoded by the coding sequence ATGGCTAGTATCGTCTCCATGGCCGTGGGGTACGATGCCGCCGTTGCGCATCGGCGCAGCGAGGCCCGTATCGCCTGGATGCTGGTGATGCCGGCGATGATCCTGCTGTCTCTCTTCGTGCTTTTGCCGGTTGTATCAGTCATCGTGCTCGGCTTTACCGATTTCGAACTCGGCTACAGCAAGTTTCGTTTCGTCGGCTTCGAGAATTACGCGCACTTGATCACCGACCGCACGTTTCGCAAGTCGCTGTGGAATACGACGGTCTATACGGCGATCGTCGCACCAATTTCGATCCTTCTCGGCCTTGCCATCGCCATGCTGATCGAGAGCGAGACGAAGGCGCGCAGCTTCTTCCGCACTGCCTATTTCCTCCCGGTCGCCTCGCTGATCGTCGCCATGGCGACCGTCTGGCAATACATGTTCCACCCCACAATCGGGCCGCTCAACGCACTGCTCGCCCTCGTCGGGATTCCCGGCCCGAACTGGCTCGGCAGCTCCGGCACGGTGCTTTACAGCCTGTCGATCATCGGCGTCTGGCAATCGGCCGGCTTCAACATGGTGCTGTTCCTGGCCGGGCTGACGGCGATCCCGCGCGAGCTCTATGCGGCCGCCGAGGTGGACGGCGCCAGATCCGCCCTCGACCGTTTTCTGCTGGTGACCTGGCCGATGCTCGGACCGACGACGCTCTTCGTCATCACCATCAGCATCACCAATTCAGTCAAGGTCTTCGAGACTGTGAAGACGCTGACTGAGGGCGGCCCGAACAAGGCGTCGGAGGTGCTGCTCTTCACGATCTACCAGGAAGGCTTCGTCTATCTGCGCGTCGGTTATGCCTCGGCGATGACGGTGGTCTTTTTGCTGATCCTGGTGGTGCTGATGTTCCTGCAGTACCGCATTCTCGATCGCCGGGTGCATTACACATGA
- a CDS encoding carbohydrate ABC transporter permease, whose product MMTSAFSLGRIIRLTLLSLGAIIFLSPYVFMISTAGKAQSDIFTSSLSLIPAHLTYAENFAKALSRVPMARLLWNGVVVCGLIFFFQVLVAIPCAYAMAKLRFGAARAMMVLVMLGLLVPIHATALPLYVAFDRAALLNSYAALVAPFTISVFAIFMFLQFFRAMPDDLIHAARLDGMSELGIVARVIVPNAWPAVTAFAIFSVVAHWNDLYWPLIVISKQDYATPPLGLMYFRAAEAGDDYGALMAATLIITLPLVIAFLLAQKRFVEGITMTGLKG is encoded by the coding sequence ATGATGACGAGCGCTTTTTCCCTCGGCAGGATCATCCGCCTGACCCTGCTTTCGCTCGGCGCGATCATCTTCCTGTCGCCCTACGTTTTCATGATCTCGACGGCTGGCAAGGCCCAAAGCGACATTTTCACCTCGTCGCTGTCGCTGATCCCGGCGCATCTCACCTATGCCGAGAATTTCGCCAAGGCCTTGAGCCGGGTGCCGATGGCGCGGCTCTTGTGGAACGGCGTCGTCGTCTGCGGGCTGATCTTCTTCTTCCAGGTGCTGGTGGCGATCCCTTGCGCCTACGCCATGGCAAAGCTGCGCTTCGGCGCCGCCCGCGCCATGATGGTGCTGGTCATGCTCGGCCTTCTGGTGCCGATCCATGCGACCGCGCTGCCGCTCTATGTTGCCTTCGACCGCGCCGCGCTGCTCAACAGCTATGCCGCCCTTGTCGCGCCCTTCACCATTTCGGTCTTTGCGATCTTCATGTTCCTGCAGTTCTTCCGCGCCATGCCTGATGATCTGATCCATGCCGCGCGTCTCGACGGCATGTCGGAACTCGGCATCGTCGCCCGCGTCATCGTGCCGAATGCCTGGCCGGCGGTTACCGCCTTCGCCATCTTCTCGGTCGTCGCGCACTGGAACGATCTCTACTGGCCGCTGATCGTCATCAGCAAGCAGGACTATGCCACACCACCGCTGGGCCTGATGTATTTCCGCGCCGCCGAGGCCGGCGACGACTACGGCGCGCTGATGGCGGCGACCCTCATCATTACCCTTCCCCTCGTCATCGCCTTCCTGCTTGCGCAGAAGCGCTTCGTCGAGGGCATCACCATGACCGGTCTCAAAGGCTGA
- a CDS encoding ABC transporter substrate-binding protein, with protein MKHITQLLAAAAVSMAIALPAHAETTLTVHYPMPGFFKDVMDTISKKFMEENPDIKIQFASPSATYEEGIQTILRQVGTSEMPDITFIGLNRLRMLDERDVAVDLGPLVQKDGNMAEQGFSDTILKLAQVKGKQVGLAFATSNPIMYYNADLVKAAGGDPENPPKTWDEVIALGGKIKALGNGVDGIDFRWQGDDWMFSALLFGAGGKMLSDDESKVAFNGPEGQKAVEVLHRLVTEGGMPVFTKAAGEQAFAAGKVGFEFQTTGALRNTIKNVGNKFDLRTAKIPLIDPANGHLPTGGNAVVILTHDAAKQDAAWKFAKFAAGPYGASVVVPGTGYVPNNELAAKSADYLGDFYKQNPLFQAGLSQMPVMIPWYAFPGSNGVKVTQTIVDNLSRIVDQSAEPKEALDDAAADVEDMLPRS; from the coding sequence ATGAAACATATCACCCAGCTTCTCGCCGCAGCGGCCGTCTCGATGGCAATCGCGCTTCCCGCGCACGCCGAGACGACGTTGACGGTTCACTACCCGATGCCGGGCTTCTTCAAGGACGTGATGGACACGATCTCGAAGAAGTTCATGGAAGAAAATCCTGACATCAAGATCCAGTTTGCCAGCCCGTCGGCCACCTATGAAGAAGGCATCCAGACGATCCTTCGCCAGGTCGGCACCAGCGAAATGCCCGATATCACCTTCATCGGCCTCAACCGCCTGCGCATGCTCGATGAGCGCGACGTCGCCGTCGATCTCGGCCCGCTCGTCCAGAAGGATGGCAACATGGCCGAGCAGGGCTTTTCCGACACGATCCTCAAGCTCGCCCAGGTCAAGGGCAAGCAGGTGGGCCTCGCTTTCGCGACCTCCAACCCGATCATGTATTACAACGCCGATCTCGTGAAGGCGGCCGGCGGCGACCCTGAAAATCCGCCGAAGACCTGGGACGAGGTCATCGCGCTCGGCGGCAAGATCAAGGCGCTCGGCAACGGTGTCGACGGCATCGATTTCCGCTGGCAGGGCGACGACTGGATGTTTTCGGCACTGCTCTTCGGCGCCGGCGGCAAGATGCTGAGCGACGACGAAAGCAAGGTCGCCTTCAACGGTCCGGAAGGCCAGAAGGCCGTCGAGGTCCTGCATCGCCTGGTCACCGAAGGCGGCATGCCTGTGTTCACCAAGGCCGCCGGCGAGCAGGCTTTCGCAGCCGGCAAGGTCGGCTTCGAGTTCCAGACGACAGGCGCGCTGCGCAATACGATCAAGAATGTCGGCAACAAGTTCGATCTGCGCACCGCCAAGATCCCGCTGATCGATCCGGCGAACGGACATCTGCCGACCGGCGGCAATGCCGTCGTCATCCTGACGCATGACGCCGCCAAGCAGGATGCCGCCTGGAAGTTCGCCAAATTCGCCGCCGGTCCCTATGGCGCTTCCGTCGTCGTGCCCGGCACCGGCTATGTCCCGAACAACGAGCTTGCCGCAAAGTCGGCCGATTATCTCGGCGACTTCTACAAGCAGAACCCGCTATTCCAGGCAGGCCTCAGCCAGATGCCGGTGATGATCCCGTGGTATGCCTTCCCCGGCTCGAACGGCGTCAAGGTCACGCAGACGATCGTCGACAATCTCTCGCGCATCGTCGACCAGTCGGCCGAACCGAAGGAAGCGCTCGATGACGCAGCCGCTGACGTCGAGGACATGCTGCCGCGCAGCTAA
- a CDS encoding substrate-binding domain-containing protein, whose product MATLEQVAFRAGCSLATASRVLNRNGPASDLMVRKVRRAAAELGYRPAGLSTGRLGRRPVVGVLIPSITNPVFASSLSSIQNRMLVAGHGVLIAQSNYDPAREADAVAALLNDRPTGLILTVCDPSTSEALLAKLPPTVLLNNLPTAQFPAAVTADNRGAGRVITTFLISKGHRRILFLSGNFAASDRARLRHRGYLDAMAESGLAPLDAVQIPFVSGYDQLDLGVTMSALAPTAIIASNDLLALGVIGALKREGLSVPGDVSVAGFDGIAIGRLIDPPLTTIEMPDASMGATAASLLLDMAENAAPARHLDVAHTLRRGGTVCAI is encoded by the coding sequence ATGGCGACGTTGGAGCAGGTCGCATTCCGGGCAGGATGCTCGCTGGCGACCGCAAGCCGTGTTCTCAACCGCAACGGCCCGGCCAGCGATCTGATGGTTCGCAAGGTGCGCCGTGCGGCTGCGGAACTCGGCTATCGCCCGGCCGGCCTGTCCACCGGTCGGCTCGGACGCAGGCCCGTGGTCGGCGTTCTGATCCCCAGCATCACCAATCCGGTCTTCGCCTCCTCGCTGTCGAGTATCCAGAACCGCATGCTGGTGGCCGGCCATGGCGTCTTGATCGCCCAGTCGAATTACGATCCGGCGCGCGAGGCCGATGCCGTCGCCGCATTGTTGAACGACCGGCCGACCGGGCTGATCCTCACGGTCTGCGATCCATCGACCAGCGAGGCGCTGCTTGCGAAGCTGCCGCCGACCGTGCTGCTCAACAACCTGCCGACAGCGCAGTTTCCGGCGGCCGTCACCGCGGATAACCGCGGCGCCGGCCGCGTGATCACGACATTCCTGATCAGCAAGGGCCATCGCCGCATTCTGTTTCTCTCCGGCAATTTCGCCGCCTCCGACCGCGCGCGGCTTCGCCACCGGGGTTATCTCGACGCCATGGCGGAAAGCGGGCTCGCGCCGCTCGATGCCGTGCAGATCCCCTTCGTCAGCGGCTATGACCAGCTCGATCTTGGCGTCACGATGAGCGCGCTTGCACCGACGGCGATCATCGCCTCCAACGATCTGCTAGCACTCGGCGTCATCGGCGCGCTGAAGCGCGAGGGGCTGTCGGTGCCTGGGGATGTCTCGGTCGCCGGCTTCGACGGCATCGCCATCGGCAGGCTGATCGATCCGCCGCTGACGACCATCGAAATGCCGGATGCCAGCATGGGCGCGACCGCTGCCTCGCTGCTTCTCGACATGGCCGAGAACGCCGCCCCCGCCCGCCATCTCGATGTCGCCCATACGTTGCGCCGCGGCGGCACGGTGTGTGCCATCTAA
- a CDS encoding M16 family metallopeptidase, producing MSHKKMECSTAWWFFATASLVANFALPAYADTPSVPWPQTQSDIQAESDVHFGTLANGMRFAITRNATPPGQAAIRFRIGSGSLDENEDQQGLAHVLEHMAFKGSTHVAEGEMIRILQRKGLAFGPDTNAHTSYDETVYALDLPEVDADTISTGLMLMRETASELTLDASAFDRERGVILSEERLRDTPQYRASLGIMNSLLAGQRATIRAPIGKADIISNAPVDLVRDYYRANYRPDRATLIVVGDIDPAAMEVEIRQRFGDWKAVGPAPTKADLGALVTKGESAEVIVVPGGMTSIQIAWTRPYDAAPDTFAKRRAGLIEDLGFLVLKRRVSAVASKADAPFISADVGSQDLLDSAHIVLIAANSEPDKWQAALTAIDQEQRRIQEFGVAQAEIDREIREYRSALQAAAAGAATRMTTDIASMLARSVDDDQVFTSPAEDLSMFETMTSGVTADEVNRALQPAFSGNGPQVVLQTDQSPKGGAETVRQVYDASNAIAVSAPSGATDVAWPYTHFGEPGAVVERRAVEDLGLTMVRFSNGARLTVKPTRLRANEVLVREDIGRGRLDLPRDRSAAIWASPAVVLSGVKAMDYQDIQKALTANIVGVDFSVGDSSFRFDGRTRTEDLATQLQLMSAYTSDPAYRPEAFKRVQQAYLSGLDQYDASPGGVFSRDFAGLVHSGDPRWTFPDRAQLSAAKPDEFEALFRPMVSNGPIDITIVGDVTVDDAIRLTAETFGALPPRPETGSSNARDDVHFPATTEKPVLQTHSGRADNAAAAVGASIGDLLSDLPRSFTANIATQIFQNRLIDQFRIAEGASYALQGDVELSREVPGYGYAYFYVETDPAKVARFYALVDETANDLRSHDVSEDELARAREPIIETLKHQQQSNEYWIAYLHHAQTDSRRLDRIRDSLSGYGKVTAGDIRAFAAAFFSPEKFWKFEVLPVAVR from the coding sequence ATGTCTCACAAAAAAATGGAATGCTCCACGGCGTGGTGGTTTTTTGCGACGGCCTCGCTCGTTGCAAACTTCGCGTTGCCAGCCTATGCGGACACCCCGTCCGTGCCCTGGCCACAAACGCAAAGCGACATCCAAGCCGAGTCCGATGTGCATTTCGGCACGCTCGCCAACGGTATGCGGTTTGCGATCACGCGCAATGCCACGCCGCCCGGACAGGCAGCTATCCGCTTTCGCATTGGCTCCGGTTCGCTCGACGAAAACGAAGACCAGCAGGGCCTGGCGCATGTTCTCGAGCACATGGCCTTCAAGGGTTCGACACATGTCGCCGAAGGGGAGATGATCCGTATCTTGCAGCGCAAGGGCTTGGCCTTTGGACCGGACACCAACGCCCATACCTCTTATGACGAGACCGTCTATGCGCTCGATCTGCCCGAGGTCGATGCAGACACGATTTCGACGGGCCTGATGCTGATGCGAGAAACGGCGAGCGAGCTGACCCTCGATGCCAGCGCTTTTGATCGCGAACGCGGCGTCATTCTGTCGGAGGAGCGGCTGCGCGACACGCCGCAGTATCGCGCGTCACTCGGAATCATGAATTCGCTGCTCGCCGGCCAGCGCGCGACCATACGCGCGCCGATCGGTAAAGCCGACATCATCAGCAATGCGCCCGTGGACCTCGTCCGTGATTATTACCGGGCCAATTACCGACCCGACCGGGCAACGCTGATAGTGGTGGGCGATATCGACCCCGCTGCCATGGAAGTCGAAATCCGGCAGCGCTTCGGCGACTGGAAGGCCGTGGGTCCGGCGCCGACAAAAGCGGATCTTGGCGCGCTGGTGACGAAGGGCGAAAGCGCCGAGGTCATCGTCGTTCCCGGCGGCATGACCAGCATACAGATCGCCTGGACGCGTCCCTATGACGCCGCGCCTGACACCTTCGCCAAGCGCCGCGCTGGGCTTATTGAGGATCTCGGTTTTCTGGTGCTCAAACGTCGGGTGAGCGCCGTGGCCAGCAAGGCGGATGCCCCTTTCATCAGTGCGGACGTCGGCTCCCAGGATCTCCTCGATTCCGCCCATATCGTCCTGATCGCGGCGAATTCGGAGCCGGACAAATGGCAGGCGGCGCTCACGGCCATTGACCAGGAACAGCGCCGAATCCAGGAGTTCGGCGTTGCGCAGGCGGAGATCGATCGCGAAATCCGCGAATATCGCTCGGCCCTGCAGGCTGCTGCGGCCGGAGCCGCGACGCGGATGACCACCGACATTGCTTCCATGTTGGCTCGCAGCGTCGATGACGATCAAGTCTTCACCTCGCCCGCCGAAGACCTCTCAATGTTCGAGACCATGACGAGCGGCGTCACGGCGGACGAGGTCAATCGGGCCTTGCAGCCTGCTTTCTCCGGCAACGGTCCGCAGGTCGTGCTACAGACCGACCAATCACCTAAGGGCGGGGCCGAAACGGTTCGGCAAGTCTATGACGCTTCAAATGCCATTGCCGTCTCGGCACCATCCGGTGCAACTGACGTCGCCTGGCCCTACACCCATTTCGGCGAACCGGGCGCTGTGGTCGAACGCCGTGCGGTTGAAGATCTCGGCTTGACCATGGTGCGCTTTTCCAACGGCGCACGGCTTACCGTCAAGCCAACCAGGCTGCGTGCCAACGAAGTGCTGGTGCGCGAAGATATCGGCCGCGGCCGACTGGACCTGCCGCGCGACCGTTCCGCCGCGATCTGGGCATCTCCGGCCGTCGTGCTGTCTGGCGTAAAGGCCATGGATTACCAGGATATACAGAAAGCGCTGACGGCCAACATTGTCGGCGTCGACTTCTCGGTTGGCGACAGTTCCTTCCGGTTCGACGGTCGTACACGGACTGAAGATCTTGCGACGCAGCTGCAGCTGATGAGCGCATATACCTCCGATCCCGCCTATCGCCCCGAGGCGTTCAAGCGTGTGCAGCAGGCCTATTTGAGCGGCCTCGATCAGTATGACGCGTCGCCTGGCGGCGTTTTCAGCCGCGATTTCGCAGGTCTCGTGCATTCCGGCGACCCGCGCTGGACCTTCCCCGACCGCGCGCAGTTGTCCGCCGCCAAGCCAGACGAATTCGAGGCGCTCTTCCGGCCTATGGTTTCCAATGGTCCCATCGACATCACCATCGTTGGCGACGTGACGGTGGACGACGCAATCCGGCTGACGGCTGAAACCTTTGGCGCTTTGCCGCCGCGCCCGGAGACGGGGTCGAGCAACGCTCGGGACGACGTGCATTTTCCGGCAACGACCGAGAAACCCGTTTTACAGACCCATAGCGGCAGGGCAGATAATGCCGCCGCCGCCGTAGGGGCTTCCATCGGCGATTTGCTCTCCGATCTGCCGCGATCCTTCACCGCCAATATTGCCACCCAGATTTTCCAAAACAGATTGATCGACCAGTTTCGCATTGCGGAAGGGGCAAGCTATGCCCTGCAGGGCGATGTTGAACTTTCAAGAGAAGTTCCCGGCTACGGCTACGCATATTTCTACGTCGAGACCGACCCGGCAAAGGTTGCGCGCTTCTATGCACTTGTCGACGAGACCGCCAATGATCTGCGGTCGCATGATGTGTCCGAAGACGAGCTCGCGCGCGCCCGGGAACCCATCATCGAGACATTGAAGCATCAGCAGCAGAGCAACGAATATTGGATCGCATATCTGCACCACGCCCAGACGGACTCGCGTCGTTTGGACCGGATACGCGATAGTCTCAGCGGCTACGGCAAGGTCACCGCCGGGGATATCCGCGCGTTTGCCGCGGCCTTTTTCAGCCCGGAAAAATTCTGGAAATTCGAAGTGCTGCCGGTGGCTGTACGATAG
- a CDS encoding GNAT family N-acetyltransferase encodes MKHILDRPIWSALETAHTDLAEGGKSARRYPPSIVPFAASADDTPESLDALENLPSRAESMILVESGPIAIPPGLAVVTEASVVQMVAERPHERISDPRIEPLTETDAADMLDLATLTKPGPFTLRAQSLGSFWGIRSEGRLVAMAGQRMRQTGFIELSGLCTHPDFQGCGLGTLLFRFVASEIASSGDTAYLHAYAANTSAISLYKTHGFALRSEMNMRVVKRRS; translated from the coding sequence ATGAAACATATTCTCGACCGGCCGATCTGGAGCGCGCTGGAGACCGCCCATACCGATCTTGCCGAAGGCGGCAAGTCCGCGCGGCGCTACCCCCCGTCCATCGTCCCCTTCGCGGCGTCCGCCGACGACACGCCGGAGAGCCTCGACGCCCTGGAGAACCTGCCTTCGCGGGCGGAGAGCATGATCCTCGTCGAATCAGGTCCGATCGCTATTCCACCGGGTCTTGCCGTCGTCACGGAAGCATCGGTGGTCCAGATGGTAGCCGAGCGGCCCCATGAGAGGATTTCAGATCCCCGCATCGAGCCCCTGACGGAGACCGATGCCGCCGACATGCTTGATTTGGCGACACTGACCAAACCCGGGCCGTTCACCCTGCGAGCCCAGAGCCTCGGCAGCTTCTGGGGGATCAGAAGCGAGGGCCGCCTGGTGGCGATGGCCGGGCAGCGGATGCGGCAGACTGGCTTCATCGAGCTCAGCGGGCTTTGCACCCATCCCGATTTCCAGGGGTGCGGCCTCGGCACCCTGCTCTTCCGTTTCGTCGCCAGCGAAATCGCATCCAGCGGCGACACGGCCTATCTGCATGCCTATGCGGCGAACACATCCGCCATTTCGCTTTACAAGACACACGGCTTCGCGCTTCGCTCGGAGATGAACATGCGTGTGGTCAAACGCCGGTCCTGA
- a CDS encoding MarR family winged helix-turn-helix transcriptional regulator, with protein MVEDVVRTLGFLCMGSRLRRIGERLQADTQQVIDEAGLSIQAGQYPFLAAIDRAGPLTIGELAQAVGITQPGATRTIGQLLELGYVDMQPAPDDQRRRLVSLTDKGQDLIDHSKKVIWPRIAAAVADLCGDLDGPILEQLAAIEDGLAVAPLARRSPVKEET; from the coding sequence ATGGTCGAGGATGTGGTCCGAACGCTTGGGTTTCTGTGCATGGGCAGCCGGCTGCGGCGCATCGGTGAGAGGTTGCAGGCCGATACGCAGCAGGTCATCGACGAGGCCGGTCTGAGCATCCAAGCGGGCCAGTATCCGTTCCTTGCGGCGATCGACCGGGCCGGGCCGCTGACGATCGGCGAGCTTGCGCAGGCGGTGGGCATCACCCAGCCCGGCGCAACCCGAACCATCGGCCAGCTTCTGGAACTCGGTTACGTCGACATGCAGCCGGCACCGGATGATCAGCGTCGCAGACTGGTCTCGCTGACCGACAAGGGACAGGACCTCATCGATCATTCAAAGAAGGTGATCTGGCCGCGCATCGCCGCCGCCGTTGCCGATCTCTGCGGCGATCTCGATGGACCGATCCTCGAACAGCTGGCCGCTATCGAGGACGGGCTTGCGGTGGCACCGCTTGCGCGCCGCAGCCCTGTCAAGGAGGAAACATGA
- a CDS encoding MFS transporter: protein MTAESITSPRRDRIPWAAMAGIIATVTVFAVAQGLTYPLLSFILERQGTTSGLIGLSAAMTPLGFIISASFIPALSRRAGGGRLAILCSILAALTLFAIAWMQHVWAWMLLRFLLGFFANPLYVISETWLISLTPAPRRGRIMGLYSSIVSAGFAIGPLSLGLTGAEGWPPFMIGITAFLLCGLIVLAVAPRLPGMPDEGEATSVGGFFPLAPLMLFAVFTAAAFEQILLSLFAVYGAALGSAEERIASLITCFIAGNAVLQILLGRIAERFGSTRTMLFCVLACLTGCLLLPPVFTTWLIWPLVFAWGGVSFGIYTLSLIQLGERFTGQALIAGNAAFALVWGIGGIVGSPATGLAMQLIGHQGLPLSLGLLSCVLVVLLMARRWRG from the coding sequence TTGACTGCCGAAAGCATCACATCACCACGCAGGGATCGGATCCCCTGGGCCGCTATGGCGGGTATCATCGCGACCGTCACGGTGTTCGCCGTGGCACAGGGGCTGACCTATCCGCTGCTGAGTTTCATCCTAGAGCGGCAAGGAACGACATCCGGCCTGATCGGCTTGTCGGCGGCGATGACGCCGCTGGGTTTCATTATATCAGCGTCGTTCATTCCGGCGCTTTCGCGGCGTGCCGGCGGAGGACGGCTTGCGATCCTGTGTTCGATCCTGGCCGCCCTCACCCTGTTTGCAATTGCTTGGATGCAGCACGTATGGGCCTGGATGCTGCTGCGCTTCCTGCTCGGCTTCTTCGCCAATCCGCTTTACGTGATCAGCGAGACTTGGCTGATCTCGCTCACGCCGGCGCCACGCCGGGGCCGTATCATGGGCCTCTATTCATCGATCGTTTCGGCTGGATTCGCCATCGGCCCACTGTCGCTCGGCCTTACCGGCGCCGAGGGTTGGCCACCCTTCATGATTGGTATAACGGCCTTCCTCCTCTGCGGCCTGATCGTGCTTGCGGTCGCCCCTCGTCTGCCCGGCATGCCTGATGAAGGCGAGGCAACATCGGTCGGCGGTTTCTTCCCACTGGCGCCGCTGATGTTGTTTGCGGTTTTCACGGCTGCCGCCTTCGAGCAGATCCTGCTTTCCCTGTTCGCGGTCTATGGCGCAGCGCTCGGCAGCGCCGAAGAGCGCATCGCGTCGCTCATCACCTGCTTCATCGCCGGTAATGCCGTGCTGCAGATTTTGCTCGGGCGCATCGCCGAACGGTTCGGCTCGACGCGGACGATGCTATTCTGCGTCCTGGCTTGTCTCACCGGCTGCCTGCTGCTGCCGCCGGTCTTCACCACCTGGCTGATCTGGCCGCTGGTTTTCGCCTGGGGCGGAGTCTCGTTCGGGATCTACACCCTGTCGCTGATCCAACTCGGCGAGCGGTTCACCGGCCAAGCTCTGATCGCCGGTAACGCGGCCTTCGCCTTGGTATGGGGTATCGGCGGCATCGTCGGCTCGCCGGCAACAGGCCTGGCGATGCAACTGATCGGACATCAGGGCCTGCCATTATCCCTTGGCCTGCTCAGCTGTGTGCTGGTGGTGCTGCTGATGGCTAGGAGATGGCGAGGCTGA
- a CDS encoding agmatinase has product MIASPSFLGFPDLLADGRLPRVVIFAAAHGSTYPGKDSSGYALAAHAIRAASQDDAPLVEHWDFDLGGPLFDGGPVSCIDAGDIRTTVHDNAGNRARIEAKTREVLELPAIPILLGGDCSVTFPFLTGFADQGPVWVLQIDAHIDWLDEVHGERYGYSSPMRRASEMPHVAGMVQVGLRSVGSARATDVEAARHYGSRFVTAREVHAEGVEAALQHIPEGAQVVVTLDCDSIDPSIMPGVAARTPGGLTYTEVIDLIAGLGRRARIAGFDLVELYPPADIDGLSALTAARILVNAVGAIVRQD; this is encoded by the coding sequence ATGATCGCTTCACCTTCCTTTCTCGGCTTTCCCGATCTCCTTGCCGATGGGCGTTTGCCCCGTGTGGTGATCTTCGCAGCCGCTCACGGCAGCACCTATCCCGGCAAGGACAGCAGCGGCTACGCCCTGGCCGCTCATGCGATCCGCGCTGCGAGCCAGGACGATGCCCCGCTCGTCGAGCACTGGGATTTCGATCTCGGAGGGCCGCTGTTCGACGGTGGGCCGGTCTCATGCATCGACGCCGGCGACATCCGGACCACCGTGCACGATAATGCTGGCAACCGGGCCCGGATCGAGGCGAAGACGCGCGAGGTGCTGGAATTGCCGGCTATCCCGATCCTGCTCGGCGGCGACTGTTCCGTGACCTTTCCCTTCCTCACTGGCTTTGCGGATCAAGGCCCGGTCTGGGTCCTGCAGATCGACGCCCATATCGACTGGCTCGATGAGGTGCATGGCGAGCGCTACGGCTATTCAAGTCCGATGCGTAGGGCGAGCGAGATGCCGCATGTCGCCGGCATGGTGCAAGTCGGTCTTCGTAGTGTCGGCAGCGCGCGCGCCACCGACGTCGAGGCGGCTCGGCACTATGGCAGCCGCTTCGTGACCGCTCGTGAGGTTCACGCTGAGGGCGTCGAAGCTGCCCTCCAGCATATTCCGGAAGGAGCCCAGGTCGTCGTCACCCTCGATTGCGACAGCATCGATCCCAGCATCATGCCGGGCGTGGCGGCGCGTACTCCTGGCGGTCTCACCTACACTGAGGTGATCGACCTGATCGCGGGCCTCGGCAGGCGGGCCAGGATTGCAGGATTCGACCTTGTCGAGCTCTATCCTCCCGCCGACATAGACGGCCTGTCGGCGCTGACCGCCGCGCGCATTCTCGTCAATGCGGTCGGCGCCATCGTCCGGCAAGATTGA